The genomic DNA CATCCCTCGCCAGGCGGAGTAGAGCCTCGAGGTCCACCTGGGCCGCTTGGGCCAAGGCCCTAAGGGGAGGCGCCACCTCCCCCGCCAACACCAGGCCCAGGTGGCGCTCGGGGATCTCCAAGGTGGGGTCCTGGGGAAGCCAGCCCAAAAGGGGCAGGCCCACGTGGGCCAGGGCCTCCCGTAGAAGCTCGGCGTGCCGGGCCGAACCGACCCGGTTGGCAAAAACCCCCACCACCCGCACCCCGGGGTCAAACCGCCGGAACCCCTCGGCCAAGGGGGCAATGGACCCCGCCATGGCGGAGGCGTCCACCACCAGGACCACGGGGATTCGCAAAAGCCTGGCCACCTGGGCGGTGGAACCCTCCCTTCCCAGGGGGTCCTTCCCGTCAAAGAGGCCCATCACCCCTTCCACCAGGGCCAGGTCGGCCCCCTTAGCCCCGTGCTGGAAAAGGGAGAGGAGGCCCGCCTCGCCGAGAAAAAACCCATCCAGGTTGTAGACCCTTCGCCCAGAGGTCGCCTCGAGGTGGGTGGGATCCATATAGTCGGGCCCCACCTTGAAGGCCTGGACCTTTAGGCTCTTCCCCTGCAAGGCTTGGACCAGGGCCAGGGCCACCGTGGTCTTCCCCGCCCCCGAGTGGGGGGCGGCCAGGACCAGCCGGGGAATCCTCATCATGATCTTAGCCTGGGGAGAGGCTTCTGAGGAGGCGGGCCGCTTCCTCCTGGGCCCGCCTGAGGAAGGCCCCCACCTCCACCCCTTCCGCCTGGGCCAGGGCCTCCAGGTAGGCGTGGAGGTAGCTTTCCGAGATCAAGGCCATGACGGTGAA from Thermus neutrinimicus includes the following:
- a CDS encoding cobyrinate a,c-diamide synthase, with protein sequence MRIPRLVLAAPHSGAGKTTVALALVQALQGKSLKVQAFKVGPDYMDPTHLEATSGRRVYNLDGFFLGEAGLLSLFQHGAKGADLALVEGVMGLFDGKDPLGREGSTAQVARLLRIPVVLVVDASAMAGSIAPLAEGFRRFDPGVRVVGVFANRVGSARHAELLREALAHVGLPLLGWLPQDPTLEIPERHLGLVLAGEVAPPLRALAQAAQVDLEALLRLARDAEPLPEAPAFLPERRPSQVAVAYAWDQAFRFYYPEALELLQALGAELIPFSPLKDTRLPQAQALLLGGGYPELFAEGLSRNWAMREAIHHFPGPIVAECGGYMYLSQGLWVGEGFFPMVGLVPGEAHMAQSPILGYREVEALRDNPVAKKGERFKGHEFHYARMEQSPSPAWRRVGGQEMEGYTDGRVLASFVHLYLPARPEGARRLLAGAKGLPPSPSGS